A part of Nitrospirota bacterium genomic DNA contains:
- a CDS encoding quinol oxidase, with protein sequence MKYFKYSLLILLLLTALTVSAKEIKEKRVVATVDADGVQRVEVLGGEYFFDPNYIVVRMNIPVELIVKKESGWIPIPHNISIKAPEAGINFDEDMETKPHTIRFTPTKAGKYPIICDKRFLYFFTKHDDKGMHGVLEVVP encoded by the coding sequence ATGAAATATTTCAAATATTCACTTCTGATTTTACTTCTTTTAACTGCCCTGACGGTAAGTGCAAAAGAAATAAAAGAAAAGCGGGTGGTAGCAACAGTTGATGCAGATGGGGTCCAAAGGGTGGAGGTCCTCGGTGGTGAATATTTTTTCGATCCGAATTATATCGTAGTCAGGATGAATATCCCGGTTGAGCTCATAGTGAAAAAGGAGTCAGGCTGGATACCTATACCTCACAATATTTCTATCAAAGCGCCTGAAGCAGGCATAAACTTTGACGAGGACATGGAAACGAAACCTCATACTATCAGGTTCACGCCGACAAAGGCCGGGAAATACCCTATTATTTGTGATAAGAGATTCCTCTACTTCTTCACGAAACATGATGATAAAGGTATGCATGGAGTGCTTGAAGTAGTACCATAA
- a CDS encoding DUF2062 domain-containing protein → MSMFFLIGIVIVLASFSWGLLWHNSSILCETLYRGDRSSKQVALTFDDGPDPVFTRQVLDILREYNATATFFCVGRLAEMYPGIVRQIYMEGHLVANHSYEHSWPMYMWLPSRVRTSIEKTGSILAGITGVYPGFYRPPVGIKTPPQIIAAWRMGLRFAGWTQWALDGGQRTLTMEKTRSLVDKSGNGDVFLLHDGKLNISGRVLKNDTHGAAIAECLPELIKGLQSRGYELVSLDKLFGIPGSLETPVDALNSFPAANPRGLFKSLCHALLHEHVSPFKLSLALLVGVIIGCSPFFGLHAIIGVITAAGLRLNKLITIAGTNISNPLTGPFVIIASIKVGWIILYGSWLPIGVDELRIQSMWHLGNRLLASWLVGFPLVGAVAGIAVIALFYPLFWIWQSRRAVK, encoded by the coding sequence ATGAGTATGTTTTTTTTGATTGGTATTGTAATAGTGCTGGCGTCATTTTCTTGGGGACTGTTGTGGCATAACAGCTCAATCCTGTGCGAAACGTTGTATAGGGGAGACAGATCCAGTAAACAGGTAGCGCTTACATTTGACGATGGACCTGACCCTGTTTTTACACGTCAGGTCCTCGATATCCTCAGGGAGTATAATGCGACGGCTACTTTTTTTTGTGTGGGCCGCCTTGCAGAAATGTACCCTGGTATAGTCAGACAGATTTACATGGAAGGACATCTCGTTGCCAATCATTCTTATGAACACTCATGGCCAATGTATATGTGGCTGCCCTCAAGGGTCAGAACTTCAATTGAAAAGACCGGCAGCATATTGGCAGGTATAACCGGTGTATATCCCGGCTTTTACAGACCCCCCGTAGGGATTAAGACTCCTCCTCAGATAATTGCTGCGTGGCGGATGGGGCTCAGGTTTGCTGGCTGGACCCAATGGGCTTTGGATGGGGGGCAGCGTACCCTTACTATGGAAAAGACCCGTAGCCTTGTAGACAAATCAGGGAACGGGGATGTTTTCCTGCTGCATGATGGTAAGCTCAATATAAGCGGAAGGGTATTGAAAAATGACACTCATGGTGCTGCAATAGCAGAATGTCTTCCTGAGCTCATAAAAGGGCTGCAATCCAGAGGGTATGAACTGGTTTCTCTTGATAAATTATTCGGCATTCCCGGCAGTCTGGAGACACCGGTTGATGCCCTGAATAGTTTCCCCGCAGCAAACCCCCGTGGACTATTTAAAAGCCTGTGTCATGCATTGCTGCACGAACATGTGAGCCCTTTCAAGCTGTCACTGGCACTCCTTGTCGGTGTCATTATAGGATGCAGCCCGTTCTTTGGTCTTCACGCTATCATAGGTGTTATAACAGCTGCGGGGCTCCGGCTCAACAAACTGATAACTATAGCCGGGACCAATATTTCTAATCCCCTGACCGGGCCCTTCGTAATAATAGCAAGTATCAAGGTTGGATGGATAATCCTTTATGGCTCATGGCTGCCAATTGGTGTTGATGAATTACGTATCCAGTCAATGTGGCATCTGGGAAACCGTTTGCTGGCGAGCTGGCTTGTTGGTTTTCCACTGGTCGGAGCTGTGGCAGGAATTGCAGTTATTGCACTTTTCTATCCCCTCTTCTGGATCTGGCAATCGAGAAGGGCAGTCAAGTAA
- a CDS encoding alpha/beta hydrolase has translation MKILSELQYCFSQKRRKKPVSGYVRLILCLSNSRGEALPRVVSLLFIFLISLFVTIGCFTNKIPIDTIYYKNHGEGKNNLFVFLHGRGGSARDFEDNGFVQETRKEDLPVDIVSVEAQLGYYLNQSIVKRLKKDVIGPARAAGYEHVWIVGVSMGGLGALLYARAYPEDIDGLLLIAPYLGDPPVIKEISDSGGVMKWHPLEIDETDWQRELWKWLQSYTSKPKNTSGLYLAYGLDDKFYTSDNLLAEVLPGSHVFTVKGGHDWPTWRYLWSEFISAAGKEF, from the coding sequence ATGAAGATATTGAGCGAGTTGCAATACTGCTTCAGTCAGAAGAGGCGCAAAAAGCCTGTCTCAGGGTACGTCCGCCTAATCCTCTGTCTGTCCAATAGCCGCGGTGAAGCGCTGCCACGGGTAGTCTCACTGCTTTTCATCTTTCTAATATCGCTGTTTGTCACTATTGGATGCTTTACCAATAAGATACCGATAGACACTATTTATTATAAAAATCACGGGGAGGGTAAAAATAACCTTTTCGTATTCCTGCATGGAAGGGGAGGCAGCGCAAGAGACTTCGAGGATAACGGGTTCGTTCAGGAGACAAGGAAGGAAGATCTTCCGGTTGATATTGTTTCAGTTGAAGCGCAATTAGGATATTATCTGAACCAGAGTATCGTAAAACGTTTAAAGAAAGATGTAATTGGACCTGCCAGGGCAGCTGGCTATGAACACGTCTGGATTGTCGGTGTCTCAATGGGTGGTTTGGGTGCATTATTATATGCCAGGGCATACCCTGAAGATATTGACGGTTTATTATTGATAGCTCCTTACTTAGGTGATCCTCCGGTAATTAAGGAAATATCAGATTCAGGAGGGGTGATGAAATGGCATCCACTTGAGATAGACGAGACCGACTGGCAGAGAGAGTTGTGGAAATGGCTTCAAAGCTACACATCAAAACCGAAAAATACCTCCGGTTTATACCTCGCATACGGTCTGGACGACAAATTTTATACATCTGATAATTTACTCGCTGAAGTCCTTCCCGGCAGCCATGTGTTTACAGTGAAAGGAGGTCACGATTGGCCAACATGGAGGTACCTCTGGTCAGAGTTTATATCAGCGGCCGGAAAGGAATTCTAA
- the fabG gene encoding 3-oxoacyl-ACP reductase FabG produces MDLKLNKSEKENSPKIALITGASRGLGAAISIRLAKAGYDIWANYQNNHEAAKRVQEEIRKTGRECTLLPFDVCDEKGINDVLEPMLANVVPDVLVNNAGHNKDGLMMWMTREEWEGVTDVTLLGFFLVTRAVLIGMMKRHSGRIINMASTAGQSGLPGQVNYSAAKAGLIGATKSLAAEVRKKGVVVNCVAPGFIETDMTKDLPVEKIVPSIPAGRFGTPEEVAAVVEFLCSDMAAYIVGQVISVNGGLYM; encoded by the coding sequence ATGGATCTAAAACTGAATAAATCTGAGAAAGAAAACAGTCCTAAAATAGCGCTGATAACCGGCGCCAGCCGGGGGCTGGGGGCTGCGATCTCCATCCGTCTGGCTAAAGCAGGATATGACATATGGGCCAATTATCAAAACAACCATGAAGCCGCTAAACGAGTACAGGAGGAGATCAGAAAGACAGGCAGGGAATGTACCCTCCTGCCATTTGATGTATGTGATGAAAAGGGTATAAACGATGTATTAGAGCCTATGCTGGCCAATGTTGTTCCGGATGTCCTGGTAAATAATGCCGGACATAATAAAGACGGTCTCATGATGTGGATGACGCGCGAGGAGTGGGAAGGTGTTACAGATGTAACCCTGCTTGGTTTTTTTCTCGTTACCAGGGCGGTATTGATAGGAATGATGAAACGGCATTCAGGCCGTATTATAAATATGGCCTCAACGGCCGGTCAAAGCGGACTGCCCGGTCAGGTAAATTATTCGGCTGCCAAGGCAGGCTTAATCGGCGCCACTAAATCCCTGGCAGCAGAGGTGAGAAAAAAAGGGGTTGTGGTTAATTGCGTTGCACCCGGTTTCATCGAAACAGATATGACAAAAGACCTGCCTGTAGAAAAAATAGTGCCCTCAATACCTGCCGGCCGTTTTGGTACCCCGGAAGAGGTAGCAGCAGTGGTTGAATTTCTTTGTTCGGACATGGCGGCTTATATCGTTGGACAGGTAATATCCGTCAATGGCGGCCTCTATATGTAA
- a CDS encoding DUF4079 family protein — MISRQILANLRLSHGFYNIVIASLFFYQGWLGLAIRRLRKTGEPPVVKIVKRHRKLGPVIAILSAMGLFSGITLALLDKGNILEYPVHFFVGCILVILILATYRISKKIKGRDSIYRNPHFIFGIIIVSLYLLQLFLGLGILL, encoded by the coding sequence ATGATCAGCAGACAAATCCTGGCAAACCTGAGATTATCTCACGGGTTCTACAATATTGTTATTGCATCACTGTTTTTCTACCAGGGTTGGCTTGGCTTGGCAATCAGGAGGCTGAGAAAGACAGGAGAACCCCCAGTAGTTAAAATAGTTAAAAGGCATCGCAAGCTTGGTCCTGTTATTGCCATACTGTCTGCAATGGGGTTGTTTTCAGGAATTACTCTGGCACTTTTAGATAAAGGGAATATTCTCGAATATCCTGTGCATTTTTTTGTGGGATGTATCCTTGTCATTCTTATTCTTGCCACATACCGTATTTCAAAGAAGATAAAGGGCAGGGATTCCATATATCGTAACCCCCATTTTATCTTTGGGATAATTATCGTATCCCTCTATCTGCTCCAACTGTTTCTCGGGTTGGGGATACTGTTGTAG